Genomic segment of Prosthecobacter debontii:
GGCCGTGTCATTGCCCAAACGATGCATTGGCAAGGTGCGGGGTGGCTGATACGCCACAAGCGTGATCGCGAAGAAGCGACCCTGAAGATGCGTGAAGAGCTCAAGCTCACCCCCGGCATGTCCGTCTGTGATATGGGCAGTGGCAACGGCTACCACACGCTACCCATGGCCCAAGCGGTGGGAGAAAAAGGGAAAGTTTACGCCGTGGACGTTCAGCCTGAGATGCTGGACATGCTGAAGAAGCGGGCAGAGGCCCAAGGTATCAGCAATATCATCCGCATTCTCGGAGCGCCCCATGACCCGATGCTGCCTGAAAATACCTGCGACATGATTCTCCTCGTAGATGTGTATCACGAGTTCTCCCATCCAGAGCAGATGCTCTCCGGCATGCGAAAGGCCCTGAAGCCGGACGGTGTCATCGTCCTCGTCGAATATCGTGCGGAGGATGAAACGGTCCCCATCAAACCGGAACACAAGATGTCGAAGGAGCAGATCAACAAAGAGATGACCGGCAATGGATTCAAGCTCGTCCGTGAATTCAATGAACTGCCCTGGCAACACATGATGTTCTTTGGCAAATCAGCCTCTTGATTCACTGAAGCGAATTTGTCTCGTCCTAGGGTTGCTGCGAGGCGTAAAAGCGCCAATGCCTTCCTATTCCACCGTCATCCATTGGTTTCGCCGTGACCTGCGGCTGACAGACAATACCGCCTTGCACCAGGCGGCCCAAGATGCCGCTCAAGTCATCCCGGTTTACATTCTCAGTGATTGGCAGAAGCGTCACGCCTGGACAGGCTCCATCCGGCAGCAGTTTTTGTGTGGGTGCTTGGAGTCTTTGGATAAAAATCTGGGCGCTCTCGGAAGTCGCCTCATCCTGCGTTGCGGACAGGCTGATCAAGAACTGGAGAAACTGATCAAAGAAACCAAGGCGGAGGCTGTTTACCTCAATCGCGATTACGATCCCTACGGTCGTGACATGGAAAAGAAAGTGGAGGAAGTCTGCCATCGGTTTGGCATCCCCTGCCTCACTTACAAAGATCGGGTCCTCCATGAACCTGATGAAGTGCTGACGGGCAGTGGTGGTCCCTACCGCGTTTATACGCCCTACTCGAAAAATTGGCTCAGTTTAGAAAAAACAGCACCGCAGGGAAAGCCCACCACGCTCGGCAAAGCCCCAGCGAAGGATCTGACCTCTCATCCCCTGCCCGATTTGGGGCACTGGAAGCTGGAGCCTACCCAAGCTAGCTTACCAGCCCCAGGAGAACGCGCTGCACGGCAGCGGATGAAGGATTTCATCGAAAGCCGCACCCTCAACGCTTATGCGCAGAAGCGGAATATCCCTGCGGGGGTGACCACCTCGCGTCTAGGCCAGGATCTCCGATTTGGCCTCATTTCCATCCGTGAACTCTACACCCGGTGCTCAGCCGCAACGTCTGCTCAAAGTCCGTCTGACGATCAAAAATCAGTCGCCACCTACCTCAAGGAACTCGCGTGGCGTGAGTTCTACTTGGCCATCCTCTGGCATTACCCCGAAGTGTTTGACGAAGAATTCGCGCCTGAATTTCGGGGTATGCCTTGGCCAGGCAGTGATGAGCAATTCCAAGTGTGGAAGCAAGGCCAGACGGGGTTCCCCATCGTGGATGCCGGCATCCGCGAACTGCTGGCCACCGGCTTCATGCACAACCGTGTGCGCATGATCGTTTCCATGTTTCTGACCAAAGACCTGCACTGTCATTGGCGGTTAGGCGAAAGCTTCTTTATGCAGCATTTAGTCGATGGAGAGAACGCCAGTAACAACGGCGGCTGGCAGTGGAGTGCCGGCACTGGAGCTGATGCGGCTCCTTACTTCCGCATTCAAAATCCCTGGATCCAAACCAAGACGTATGATCCCGAAGGGACCTACATCCGCCAATGGGTGCCGGAACTACGCGGTGTCTCTCCAGAACGATTCACAGCTCCGCCCAAAGATGGACGGTCACTCGCACCAGGGTATCCTCTCCCCATGGTCGATCATCATGAGGAGCGGGATCGCACCTTAGCCATCTTTGGAAAACATCGTGAGACGAAATAATCTCAGCGCCCCTGACTCAAGACATCCGCCGTGATGACCACGGGCATCTTGATCGAACCGTCCAAATCGTTGGCTTCCGATTCATAGTGAAAAACTCGGATGGGCGGTTTGTTAGGAATACCCGTGAGAACAAAGAAATCGAGCTGAAGCAGACGCTTTTCTCCGGCTGGGATGTCAGTGCGTTTCACCACGACGCTCACCTCATTCACCCCATTTTTGAGCCCACCGATGACAAACATCTTCTGGGCGCTGTCTTGAATCACAGAATAATCGAAGCCATTGATCCTCATCTTGGCTTCATAGCCGAACGATTGCAGCGTGCTGCCCGCCACATTTTCCGGCACCTCACAAAGCGCAGGCACTTCAGGTGCCTTACCGGGGGGGGTAAACTCCGGATAGTCTAAGAATTCCAGCGGGCGTCCCGACTTGATCTGGGCCACGATTTCAGGCTGATCCTGCAGGCTCAGCAGTTTGGTACTGTCAAACTTCCAGACGCCCCGCTCATTGAAGAATTTCAGCATCAACGTGCTTTCGGGAACCTTGGCAGCATCGGCTCCGCTCTCCATTTTACCAAAATAAAGGAGGTGCGCAGTTTCCCCCACCGCCTGAGCTTCCAGCAAGCGCAATCCAGAAAGATCGGGCGGGTCGATCGGCACGTCAAAGACGGCTTTGGGAAACGATTTACGCTGACTTACGATCATGTTCCGGGTGACCGTCTGGCGATAAATCGTAATGGACGCCGCCCAGGCGCGAGAATCCTGCGCCAGCACAGCTTCTCTCCATTGCTGATAGGCCCGCTCCAAGGTGATCCGCAACGTTGGATCAGAAGTCTGTGCCGAGATCGGCGACGACATGGCAAAAAGCAGGATCAGAGATAAAAATCGGCACATTGAACTCACAAATGGTTCTGGGAAAGGGGTCCCGGTTCAGAAAAGCACTTCACTACAGCGTGAATGAGGCTGTCGGGCGAGGAAAAGATGTTGATGATCCAAGCTTTTTCGCGAGAGTCACAATTCTGGCACACGCACACATGGACTCCCTCGGCGAAGGACATCAACGAACTCTCCCGCTCGACCGAAATCGAGAACTTCTCAAAACCGCTCGTGAAGAAATTTACAAGACGGTGGGAGATGTCAGCCTTCCTGTGTACATTTGGGAACCCGAGGCTGACAAAGCGCCTCCGTACCCCAAATCGGTGGCGGCCTTTTTCTTTAGCAGTGGCTGGGATAATGGCCAGATTGCTCAGTTTGCTCCGCACTGCGTTTATTTTGCCTCCCGTGGCATGATGACCATGGCGTTCGATTATCGAATCGCTAACCGTAACAAGGGTGGCCCGTTGGAAGCCATTGCTGATGCACG
This window contains:
- a CDS encoding cryptochrome/photolyase family protein, with protein sequence MPSYSTVIHWFRRDLRLTDNTALHQAAQDAAQVIPVYILSDWQKRHAWTGSIRQQFLCGCLESLDKNLGALGSRLILRCGQADQELEKLIKETKAEAVYLNRDYDPYGRDMEKKVEEVCHRFGIPCLTYKDRVLHEPDEVLTGSGGPYRVYTPYSKNWLSLEKTAPQGKPTTLGKAPAKDLTSHPLPDLGHWKLEPTQASLPAPGERAARQRMKDFIESRTLNAYAQKRNIPAGVTTSRLGQDLRFGLISIRELYTRCSAATSAQSPSDDQKSVATYLKELAWREFYLAILWHYPEVFDEEFAPEFRGMPWPGSDEQFQVWKQGQTGFPIVDAGIRELLATGFMHNRVRMIVSMFLTKDLHCHWRLGESFFMQHLVDGENASNNGGWQWSAGTGADAAPYFRIQNPWIQTKTYDPEGTYIRQWVPELRGVSPERFTAPPKDGRSLAPGYPLPMVDHHEERDRTLAIFGKHRETK
- a CDS encoding class I SAM-dependent methyltransferase gives rise to the protein MLRSLFVPLFFAFGLNVLAQSEPPPPALHEYKGRVIAQTMHWQGAGWLIRHKRDREEATLKMREELKLTPGMSVCDMGSGNGYHTLPMAQAVGEKGKVYAVDVQPEMLDMLKKRAEAQGISNIIRILGAPHDPMLPENTCDMILLVDVYHEFSHPEQMLSGMRKALKPDGVIVLVEYRAEDETVPIKPEHKMSKEQINKEMTGNGFKLVREFNELPWQHMMFFGKSAS